GTTGAATTACGAAAATAAATCACATCACAGTTGCTTGGGGCAGCTTGTAATGGCAGCGGCTGAATAGATAGCTTTATTTCATCCAGCTTCCGTACAGCGATGTAATTCAGATAAGGGAGCAGTACATCTCCATCATATAAGCAGATTTTTGCCTCAGTTTTTGTCGATGATGTTTGTTGCCCTGGCCACGTAACATAATTAAGGAAGTTATAAAGAAAAGCTGCCTCTACCTTGTATTGGCGTTCAGTTTCCGCAGCCGCCT
This region of Alphaproteobacteria bacterium genomic DNA includes:
- a CDS encoding YfiR family protein; this translates as MIIKKAIRLGLTLLMSIMLCGQAAAETERQYKVEAAFLYNFLNYVTWPGQQTSSTKTEAKICLYDGDVLLPYLNYIAVRKLDEIKLSIQPLPLQAAPSNCDVIYFRNST